In Myxococcus stipitatus, the following are encoded in one genomic region:
- a CDS encoding DUF3488 and transglutaminase-like domain-containing protein gives MRQGARLRLVLRDLASGCAFASMAVSGQLPLWTLGLYIVGLVAALAGKRLFARRAKLTALLLLGVAAVLVVNVTAGTLNLVVAACAFAGLISAHRLLSAPDPATDGQVHLSGLLMVAGGAALSGDLIYGVFLIAFGVLASVSLALGVVEAAVPEGEPLPVRAVLRPLSTGVSFAVAGAIAFFILFPRLNWNMTGPRAAPGLGPASTGFSNTVRLGGTGTIKGNPRVVLRATLNPDPGVEALGAYWVGRTYDIFDGLEWTSAGGVKHLREPLLTLRPGGDNLVHQRVELLPAYGGQTLIALETPSRLGNAVANSTTGSRRTHLQEMYGGEARFVESGLSYSYEAYSLPPGGSGDSFRRLPSVEQDALLALPEALDPRVAQTAARILNGEREPLAAAQKLATWLQREFSYTLELSGDREDPLADFLFERKAGHCEHFATALTVMLRTQGIRARLATGFFGGERVNDAYIIRAGDAHAWTHVLVPERGFVTVDATPPAHRPSQGSKWVQQLLALYEALESRWRNSVVDYSFRDQVDVARALVRPPKGSENPERSSLPPPRAWGAALVAGLMAYAAWRMVVRWTGRPRPLDATRFVDAVDAVLASAHVSRGAEETLEELDARLAREHHPITRALTPVTRRYLEARFGGRPLRQGEARQLLSTLRNAVSQHTRSMDRASRAS, from the coding sequence ATGAGGCAAGGCGCGCGGCTGCGGCTGGTGCTCAGGGACCTGGCCTCCGGATGCGCCTTCGCGTCCATGGCGGTGTCGGGACAACTCCCGCTGTGGACGTTGGGCCTCTACATCGTGGGGTTGGTGGCGGCGCTCGCGGGCAAGCGGCTGTTTGCTCGCAGGGCCAAGCTCACCGCGCTGCTGCTGCTGGGCGTCGCGGCCGTGCTGGTGGTGAATGTCACCGCGGGCACCCTCAACCTGGTGGTGGCGGCGTGTGCCTTCGCGGGCCTCATCTCCGCGCACCGGCTGCTGTCCGCGCCGGACCCGGCCACGGATGGGCAGGTCCATCTGTCCGGGCTCCTGATGGTGGCGGGCGGCGCCGCGCTGTCCGGCGACCTCATCTACGGCGTGTTCCTCATCGCGTTCGGCGTGCTGGCCAGCGTCTCGCTGGCGCTGGGCGTGGTGGAGGCCGCCGTTCCGGAGGGCGAGCCGCTCCCCGTGCGCGCGGTGCTGCGTCCGCTGTCCACCGGCGTGAGCTTCGCGGTGGCCGGAGCCATTGCCTTCTTCATCCTCTTTCCCCGGCTCAACTGGAACATGACGGGCCCCCGCGCGGCCCCGGGGTTGGGCCCGGCCAGCACGGGCTTCTCCAACACCGTGCGCCTGGGCGGCACGGGGACCATCAAGGGGAACCCTCGCGTCGTCCTGCGCGCCACGCTGAACCCGGATCCGGGCGTGGAGGCGCTGGGGGCCTACTGGGTGGGCCGCACCTACGACATCTTCGACGGCCTGGAGTGGACGAGCGCCGGCGGCGTGAAACACCTGCGCGAGCCGCTCCTGACGTTGCGCCCCGGCGGAGACAACCTGGTCCACCAGCGCGTGGAGCTGTTGCCCGCCTATGGCGGCCAGACGCTCATCGCGTTGGAGACCCCGTCGAGGCTGGGCAACGCGGTGGCCAACAGCACCACGGGCAGCCGCCGCACCCATCTCCAGGAGATGTACGGAGGCGAGGCCCGCTTCGTGGAGTCCGGGCTCTCCTACTCCTATGAGGCCTACAGCCTTCCGCCTGGCGGAAGCGGGGACTCGTTCCGTCGGCTGCCTTCGGTGGAGCAGGACGCGCTCCTCGCGCTTCCCGAGGCGCTGGACCCGCGGGTCGCCCAGACGGCGGCGCGCATCCTCAATGGCGAGCGAGAGCCCCTGGCCGCCGCGCAGAAGCTGGCCACCTGGCTCCAGCGCGAGTTCAGCTACACGCTGGAGTTGAGCGGAGACCGGGAGGACCCGCTGGCGGACTTCCTCTTCGAGCGCAAGGCAGGCCACTGCGAGCACTTCGCCACCGCGCTCACGGTGATGCTGCGCACGCAGGGCATCCGCGCCCGGCTGGCCACGGGCTTCTTCGGCGGCGAGCGCGTCAATGACGCGTACATCATCCGCGCGGGCGACGCCCACGCATGGACCCACGTGCTGGTGCCCGAGCGGGGCTTCGTCACCGTGGACGCGACGCCTCCCGCGCACCGCCCCAGCCAGGGCTCGAAGTGGGTCCAGCAACTGCTGGCCTTGTACGAGGCCCTGGAGTCGCGCTGGCGAAACTCCGTGGTCGACTACTCCTTCCGGGACCAGGTCGACGTCGCACGCGCCCTGGTGCGCCCGCCCAAGGGCTCCGAGAACCCCGAGCGAAGCAGCCTGCCCCCACCGCGCGCCTGGGGCGCGGCGCTGGTGGCGGGACTCATGGCCTACGCCGCCTGGCGCATGGTGGTTCGATGGACGGGACGGCCTCGGCCACTCGACGCCACGCGCTTCGTGGACGCGGTGGACGCCGTGCTTGCCTCGGCGCATGTCTCACGGGGCGCGGAGGAGACACTCGAGGAGCTCGACGCGAGGCTCGCGCGCGAGCACCATCCCATCACCCGCGCGCTCACCCCTGTCACGCGCCGCTACCTGGAGGCCCGCTTCGGTGGACGCCCCTTGCGCCAGGGTGAGGCCCGGCAGTTGCTGAGCACGCTGCGCAACGCGGTCTCCCAGCACACGCGCTCGATGGACCGGGCCTCGCGCGCGTCCTGA
- a CDS encoding DUF58 domain-containing protein, translating into MRRTLKQRWARLRAWLTPPRTLKVTRIGRTYLVVTFGVGLGALNTGNNLLYLLLGLLLSMVVVSGVLSERCLRDLSVRRVGTDEAFAGEPFAFRWSISRKQGHAFALTLSEEGSPLSGAGGVGYLPAGVEHVVRANLTAPRRGPMRLRGVRVTTTWPLGLFAKTRVLPLEGLLLVYPRRGYACQDPGDAERGPVGDAGNPRRNDGSGDVTGLRELAEGEDARRIHWLKSASVGKLLRVEREREERRTWMLAVEPGLADAALERRCEEVAALAHRLLGEGHEVGLDTGVRRLRAGAGTAQERRILRALAWLGFEGDGGEKDEEAA; encoded by the coding sequence GTGAGGCGGACGCTGAAGCAGCGCTGGGCGCGGCTTCGCGCCTGGCTCACCCCGCCGCGCACCCTGAAGGTGACCCGCATCGGGCGCACCTATCTGGTGGTGACGTTCGGGGTGGGCCTGGGCGCGCTCAACACCGGCAACAACCTGCTTTATCTCCTGCTCGGCCTGCTCCTGAGCATGGTGGTGGTGTCGGGCGTGCTCTCCGAGCGGTGTCTGCGCGACCTGTCCGTGCGGCGCGTGGGCACGGACGAGGCCTTCGCGGGCGAGCCCTTCGCCTTCCGCTGGTCCATCTCCCGCAAACAGGGCCACGCCTTCGCCCTCACCCTCTCGGAGGAAGGCTCGCCCCTGTCCGGCGCGGGGGGCGTGGGCTATCTGCCCGCGGGCGTGGAGCACGTGGTGCGGGCCAACCTCACCGCGCCTCGGCGAGGCCCCATGCGCCTGAGGGGCGTGCGGGTGACGACGACGTGGCCCCTGGGGCTCTTCGCCAAGACACGGGTGTTGCCGCTGGAGGGGCTGCTGCTCGTCTATCCCCGGCGCGGCTATGCGTGCCAGGACCCGGGCGACGCGGAACGAGGCCCCGTGGGAGACGCGGGCAATCCCCGCCGCAATGACGGCAGTGGAGATGTGACGGGCCTGCGCGAGCTCGCCGAGGGTGAGGACGCCCGGCGCATCCACTGGCTCAAGAGCGCGTCGGTGGGGAAGCTCCTGCGGGTGGAGCGCGAGCGCGAGGAGCGCCGCACCTGGATGCTGGCGGTGGAGCCGGGCCTCGCGGACGCCGCGCTGGAGCGGCGCTGTGAGGAGGTTGCCGCCCTGGCCCACCGGCTGCTCGGCGAAGGCCACGAAGTGGGCCTGGACACGGGGGTGCGCCGTCTGCGCGCAGGCGCTGGCACCGCGCAGGAGCGGCGCATCCTCCGCGCCCTGGCGTGGCTGGGCTTCGAGGGCGACGGCGGGGAGAAGGACGAGGAGGCGGCATGA
- a CDS encoding AAA family ATPase, producing the protein MNQPARVLAAAAPSPATAHTTMERIAAELGRAVQGKEAQARLVTTCLVSGGHLLLEDVPGVGKTTLAEALARSCGLTFARIQFTADLMPADILGAQIFQAQTATFQFRPGPLFRQLVLADELNRAPPRTQSALLEAMAQGQVSLDGTTHALPAPFTVVATQNPVDFSGTYPLPDSQLDRFMVRMSLGHPAAEVEARLLTTRGSAPALDAVKTVSSPEEVALLRGLAAELRLDASVADYVVRLARATREHGDIERGASTRAVLALGAAARAQALWEARDFVTPGDVRAVLVPCWAHRVLLRSAVQGVAARDEAAHLLEELVRKVPAPR; encoded by the coding sequence ATGAATCAGCCCGCCCGCGTCCTCGCCGCCGCAGCCCCCTCCCCCGCTACCGCGCATACGACGATGGAGCGCATCGCCGCCGAGCTGGGGCGAGCCGTCCAAGGCAAGGAGGCCCAGGCCCGGTTGGTGACGACGTGCCTGGTCTCGGGTGGGCACTTGCTCCTCGAGGACGTGCCGGGTGTCGGCAAGACGACCCTGGCGGAGGCCCTGGCCCGCTCATGCGGGCTGACGTTCGCGCGCATCCAGTTCACCGCGGACCTGATGCCGGCCGACATCCTGGGCGCCCAGATCTTCCAGGCGCAGACGGCCACCTTCCAGTTCCGCCCCGGTCCGCTGTTTCGTCAGCTCGTGCTGGCCGATGAGCTCAACCGCGCTCCGCCCAGGACCCAATCCGCGCTGCTGGAGGCCATGGCCCAGGGGCAGGTGTCGCTCGACGGCACCACCCACGCGTTGCCCGCACCCTTCACCGTGGTGGCCACGCAGAACCCGGTGGACTTCTCGGGCACCTACCCGCTGCCGGACTCCCAGCTGGACCGATTCATGGTGCGCATGTCACTGGGGCACCCCGCCGCCGAGGTCGAGGCACGGCTGCTGACGACTCGGGGCAGCGCGCCCGCGCTCGACGCCGTGAAGACGGTGTCCAGCCCTGAGGAGGTGGCCCTGCTCCGCGGACTCGCGGCGGAGCTGCGGCTGGACGCGTCGGTGGCCGACTATGTCGTGCGGCTGGCGCGGGCGACACGTGAGCACGGCGACATCGAGCGCGGCGCATCCACGCGTGCGGTGCTGGCCCTGGGGGCGGCGGCGCGAGCCCAGGCGCTGTGGGAAGCGCGGGACTTCGTGACGCCCGGCGACGTGCGGGCGGTGCTCGTGCCTTGTTGGGCTCACCGCGTGCTGCTGCGCAGCGCGGTGCAGGGCGTGGCGGCGCGCGACGAAGCGGCGCACCTGTTGGAGGAGCTGGTCCGAAAGGTTCCGGCGCCCCGGTGA
- a CDS encoding STAS domain-containing protein → MAGLQIHREDVAGRITLRLEGVLDGKTALQVQTSLEALRGHPVVLDFTHLREFKDSAVGVLTRSIECSVTLRGLAAHHERMFRYFGVATGAASSQPYYTPEDILTL, encoded by the coding sequence ATGGCGGGATTGCAGATCCACCGCGAGGACGTCGCAGGCCGAATCACCTTGCGGCTGGAAGGGGTATTGGACGGCAAGACGGCGCTGCAGGTGCAGACGTCGTTGGAAGCCTTGCGGGGTCACCCCGTGGTGCTCGACTTCACCCACCTGCGCGAGTTCAAGGACAGCGCGGTGGGGGTGCTGACGCGGAGCATCGAATGTTCCGTGACGCTGCGCGGCCTGGCCGCCCATCACGAGCGGATGTTCCGTTACTTCGGCGTGGCCACCGGCGCGGCGAGCAGTCAGCCGTACTACACCCCCGAGGACATCCTCACCCTCTGA